The bacterium genomic interval CGTGGATTTCCAGGTGGATGCCCCGCTCAAGTATCTGGTCTCCGATTTCAAGACCGCGCCGCTGGAGCTGAGCGGCACCACGGCCTCGCTCTATTTCCCGATGCCGGTGCGCAGGCAGGCCCTGCTCCAGCTCCAGGTGATCATGGAGGAGCAGAGCTTCCACGAGGGGGTCGCGGCCACGGTGACAGTGGAGTACGAGCCCGACCCGGCGGGCCTCGACAGGATGTACTATTTCCACGCCCAGGCCAACACCGCGGTGGGTGACGGCTACGAGGATGTCGAGGTGCTGAGCGCGCGGGGCAAGGGGCATTTCGTGGGGGTGAACCTGTTCGACACGAGCCATGACCACGGCGGCGGGGACAACATTTTCTTCGACGCCGGCACGCCCACGGCCGGGCAGCTCCACGGCATCTGCGGCGAGGACTATTTCCACCACGCCTACATGCGGACCGGGGTAAGCGCCCCCTATGTCCACTGCCCCACCCACAGCGCCCGGACCCGTCAGCACATCGAGCTGCCCATCCCGTTCGAGGACTCGTTCACTTTCGACTGGGGCGTGTTCAAGGGGGTGATGCCCAAGGCGGTGGCGTTCTGGTACCAGAAAGAGCTGACCTCGAAGGAAACGAAGGATTTGACCTACACGGTGAGCGGGCCGTTCCGTCTGGAGCAGTTCGGCAGTCTGGCTCCGGGCAAGGCCCTGCCGGACTCGGTCTACATCCGCAAGACCGACAAGACCTTTGCGCGTAAGCTCTGGAGCCAGAGAGCCCAGAACGGGTTCGTGGAGCTCTGCCACGCCTACCGTCAGTACGCCAACACCATCCCGCCCTCGCCCGGCGACCTGGAGTTCGACTGCTGCTATTTCGCCGAAACCCGTATCTGGGCCGCCCGCGCCGCGGAGACTATGTTCCTGGTCGGCTGCGATGACCGCATACAGGTCTACCTGAACGGCAAGCTTCTGGGTGAGAACCCCGGCCGCCAGGAGCCCGATCCCTACCGTCAGTTCACGCTCAGTGGCAAGCTGAACGCCGGAGAGAACCGGGTGCGGGTGGTGCTGGCCAACACGACCAATTTCAACTGGAAATGGACCGGGTTCAGCCTCTGTCTGCAGAACGACCTGGGTGAGGGGCAAATGATGTATAT includes:
- a CDS encoding DUF2961 domain-containing protein encodes the protein METIKSIHLRLAFLIGLSLLAVLSGAALAQNPVAPEHSFELARRLYVDDLAFPRDYRAGKYTAYGNPTLGGQKTVVELSGPGVLTRLWTTQMHDSDLVKLFIYVDGSAEPVLAGPSRELAAAAQGLSSPAAPWGGFLDGKSVSLYLPIPFSKSLRIDAQYEQDLLDGPYWQVDYKKCPVSAPIAWKQVNGSDGIRIVPAGETEAPTAVQKRTMKTVAREVRASAWPADILIDGPAVIRAIHINSNYLNQLLLRIAFDAPGGYGDPNRRMDHVDFQVDAPLKYLVSDFKTAPLELSGTTASLYFPMPVRRQALLQLQVIMEEQSFHEGVAATVTVEYEPDPAGLDRMYYFHAQANTAVGDGYEDVEVLSARGKGHFVGVNLFDTSHDHGGGDNIFFDAGTPTAGQLHGICGEDYFHHAYMRTGVSAPYVHCPTHSARTRQHIELPIPFEDSFTFDWGVFKGVMPKAVAFWYQKELTSKETKDLTYTVSGPFRLEQFGSLAPGKALPDSVYIRKTDKTFARKLWSQRAQNGFVELCHAYRQYANTIPPSPGDLEFDCCYFAETRIWAARAAETMFLVGCDDRIQVYLNGKLLGENPGRQEPDPYRQFTLSGKLNAGENRVRVVLANTTNFNWKWTGFSLCLQNDLGEGQMMYMY